Proteins encoded together in one Streptomyces sp. TLI_171 window:
- a CDS encoding alpha-L-arabinofuranosidase B — protein sequence MTAQSWLRRARRALLATGTTAVLTAALITGTSATSQAATQGPCDIYASGGTPCVAAHSTTRALYGAYNGALYQVRRASDSATKDIGVLAAGGYANAAAQDSFCAGTTCVITVIYDQSGRGNKLTQAPGGGAAGGPDNLAPATAAPVTVAGHRAYGVYVAAGTGYRNNSTNGIATGDQPEGMYAIFDGTHFGGGCCFDYGNAETNNLDTGNGHMEAIYFGDSTIWGSGTGSGPWVMADLENGLFSGVNAGNNANDPSVSHRFLTAIVKGAPNLWAIRAGNAQSGGLSTYYSGARPNVSGYNPMHKEGAIILGIGGDNSKSSSGTFYEGVMTSGYPSDATENAVQANITAANYQAATVTSSALTAGARVSLKATTACCTGDYLRHNSDSTVAISAITSGSSAADKSDATWIVHTGLANSSCLSFESAAAPGQYLRHSGYRLYTAASNGTALFNQDATFCLQAGHSGQGYSFQSSNFPGRYLRHYSYVGYLAGDGVGGNTWDSAASWSEDTSWLTATAWA from the coding sequence TTGACTGCTCAGAGCTGGCTGCGCCGCGCACGGCGCGCCCTCCTCGCCACCGGGACCACCGCGGTCCTGACCGCCGCCCTGATCACCGGCACCTCGGCCACCTCGCAGGCCGCCACCCAGGGACCGTGCGACATCTACGCCTCCGGCGGCACCCCCTGCGTCGCCGCGCACTCCACCACCCGCGCCCTGTACGGCGCGTACAACGGCGCGCTGTACCAGGTCCGGCGGGCCTCCGACAGCGCCACCAAGGACATCGGCGTGCTGGCCGCCGGCGGCTACGCCAACGCCGCCGCCCAGGACAGCTTCTGCGCCGGCACCACCTGCGTGATCACCGTCATCTACGACCAGTCCGGCCGCGGCAACAAGCTCACCCAGGCCCCCGGCGGCGGCGCCGCGGGCGGCCCCGACAACCTCGCCCCGGCCACCGCCGCCCCCGTCACCGTCGCCGGGCACCGGGCCTACGGCGTGTACGTGGCCGCGGGCACCGGCTACCGCAACAACAGCACCAACGGCATCGCCACCGGCGACCAGCCCGAGGGGATGTACGCGATCTTCGACGGCACGCACTTCGGCGGCGGCTGCTGCTTCGACTACGGCAACGCCGAGACCAACAACCTGGACACCGGCAACGGCCACATGGAGGCCATCTACTTCGGCGACAGCACCATCTGGGGCTCCGGCACCGGCAGCGGCCCCTGGGTGATGGCGGACCTCGAGAACGGCCTGTTCTCCGGCGTCAACGCCGGGAACAACGCCAACGACCCGAGCGTCAGCCACCGCTTCCTCACCGCGATCGTCAAGGGCGCCCCCAACCTGTGGGCGATCCGGGCCGGCAACGCCCAGTCCGGCGGCCTCTCCACGTACTACAGCGGCGCCCGCCCCAACGTCTCGGGCTACAACCCGATGCACAAGGAAGGCGCGATCATCCTCGGCATCGGCGGAGACAACAGCAAGTCCTCCAGCGGCACCTTCTACGAGGGCGTGATGACCTCCGGCTACCCCTCGGACGCCACCGAGAACGCCGTCCAGGCCAACATCACCGCCGCCAACTACCAGGCCGCCACCGTCACTTCGAGCGCCCTCACGGCCGGCGCCCGGGTCTCGCTGAAGGCCACCACCGCCTGCTGCACCGGCGACTACCTGCGCCACAACTCCGACAGCACGGTCGCCATCTCCGCGATCACCTCCGGCAGTTCCGCGGCCGACAAGAGCGACGCCACCTGGATCGTCCACACCGGCCTCGCCAACAGCTCCTGCCTGTCCTTCGAATCCGCCGCCGCCCCCGGCCAGTACCTGCGCCACTCCGGCTACCGGCTCTACACCGCGGCCAGCAACGGCACCGCCCTGTTCAACCAGGACGCCACCTTCTGCCTGCAGGCCGGCCACAGCGGTCAGGGCTACTCCTTCCAGTCGTCCAACTTCCCCGGCCGCTACCTGCGCCACTACAGCTACGTCGGCTACCTGGCCGGCGACGGCGTGGGCGGCAACACCTGGGACAGCGCCGCCAGTTGGAGCGAGGATACGTCCTGGCTCACCGCCACCGCCTGGGCCTGA
- a CDS encoding glycoside hydrolase family 11 protein has product MKPTRPTRRGRLARIARKARILAVAVAAVLVIPTVASADTTISSNGTGTNNGYFYSFWSQNSGQASMTLGSGGQYSTTWNNVTNFVAGKGWNPGTTDAVTYSGTFNCNGNCYLSLYGWTTNPLIEYYIVDNFGNYNPSSGATKLGSVVSDGSTYDLYSTQRTDAPSIEGDHSNFTQFWAIRQAKRTGGTITVSNFFTAWAKAGLNLGTPNYEILATEGYGSSGSSNITVSHGTGTNPSPSPTGGTTSPSPSPSPSPSSSPTGGTGSGCTATFSNASDWGSGYTGAVTVKNNGSTATNGWKVTMTYAGNQTVTNLWSGTYTQSGKVVTVNNAAYNGAIPAGGTTNFGFNANYSGANAAPTLACTAS; this is encoded by the coding sequence GTGAAGCCCACCCGTCCCACCCGACGCGGCCGCCTCGCCCGGATCGCCCGCAAGGCGCGCATCCTTGCCGTGGCCGTCGCAGCCGTGCTCGTCATCCCGACCGTCGCGAGCGCCGACACCACCATCTCGTCGAACGGAACCGGCACCAACAACGGGTACTTCTACTCGTTCTGGAGCCAGAACAGCGGCCAGGCCTCGATGACCCTGGGCTCCGGCGGCCAGTACAGCACCACGTGGAACAACGTCACCAACTTCGTCGCGGGCAAGGGCTGGAACCCGGGCACGACGGACGCCGTGACCTACTCGGGCACCTTCAACTGCAACGGCAACTGCTACCTGTCGCTGTACGGCTGGACCACCAACCCGCTCATCGAGTACTACATCGTCGACAACTTCGGCAACTACAACCCGAGTTCGGGTGCCACCAAGCTGGGCTCGGTGGTCAGCGACGGCAGCACCTACGACCTGTACTCGACGCAGCGCACCGACGCCCCGTCCATCGAGGGCGACCACTCGAACTTCACGCAGTTCTGGGCGATCCGCCAGGCGAAGCGCACGGGTGGCACCATCACGGTGTCCAACTTCTTCACCGCGTGGGCGAAGGCGGGCCTCAACCTCGGCACCCCGAACTACGAGATCCTGGCCACCGAGGGCTACGGCAGCAGCGGCAGCTCCAACATCACGGTCAGCCACGGGACCGGCACCAACCCCTCTCCCAGCCCGACCGGCGGCACCACCAGCCCGTCGCCCAGCCCGTCGCCCAGCCCCTCGTCCAGCCCGACCGGCGGCACCGGCAGCGGCTGCACCGCGACCTTCAGCAACGCGTCCGACTGGGGCTCCGGCTACACCGGCGCGGTGACCGTGAAGAACAACGGCTCCACCGCCACCAACGGCTGGAAGGTCACCATGACCTACGCCGGCAACCAGACGGTCACCAACCTCTGGAGCGGCACCTACACCCAGTCCGGCAAGGTCGTCACGGTGAACAACGCCGCCTACAACGGCGCCATCCCGGCCGGGGGCACCACCAACTTCGGCTTCAACGCCAACTACAGCGGCGCCAACGCCGCACCGACCCTCGCCTGCACCGCGAGCTGA
- a CDS encoding histidine phosphatase family protein, translated as MPATAARHLYVVRHAQATADESELTEAGRRQAVLLGQRLRGVPLTAIHHGPLGRAEQTARLIGDQLDGVPRRCAEQAGDYLPYLPTRAELPPEAADAWTGFLSGFTAEEREQGPSLATAALAEFTGPVTGDEPRHELLVTHNFLAAWLVRAALDAPKWRWLGINHANAALTVIRYAPDRPPALLVLNDTGHLPAELRWTGLPPELRVGGR; from the coding sequence ATGCCCGCCACCGCCGCCCGCCACCTCTACGTCGTCCGGCACGCCCAGGCGACGGCCGACGAGAGCGAACTGACGGAGGCGGGCCGCCGGCAGGCCGTGCTGCTGGGGCAGCGGCTGCGCGGCGTCCCGCTGACGGCGATCCACCACGGGCCGCTCGGCCGGGCCGAACAGACGGCGCGGCTGATCGGCGACCAGCTCGACGGCGTACCCCGCCGGTGCGCGGAACAGGCCGGCGACTACCTGCCGTACCTGCCGACCCGCGCGGAACTGCCCCCGGAGGCGGCCGACGCCTGGACCGGGTTCCTGAGCGGGTTCACGGCCGAGGAACGCGAACAGGGGCCGTCGCTCGCCACGGCGGCGCTCGCGGAGTTCACCGGTCCGGTGACCGGCGACGAACCGCGGCACGAACTCCTGGTCACCCACAACTTCCTGGCGGCCTGGCTGGTCCGCGCCGCCCTGGACGCACCGAAGTGGCGCTGGCTGGGCATCAACCACGCCAACGCGGCGCTGACGGTCATCCGCTACGCGCCCGACCGGCCGCCCGCGCTCCTCGTCCTCAACGACACCGGCCACCTGCCCGCCGAGCTCCGCTGGACCGGACTCCCGCCGGAGCTCCGGGTCGGCGGCCGGTGA